The genomic interval GAACCAAAAGTCCACTCGAGACAACTGAAACGAGGCTATGAGAGAAGGAGCCACGCCTTCTTGCAGCCGGCAGGACGGCGCCAATTGCGCGGGCCAAGTCGCGCGGCCTGGCTGAGCTGAACAGAAGCTTAGCGCCAGCCCACAAGGAGAGCACGGTCAGTGCAAGCCTTGCGCCTCGCTGACATCCCTGTGGCGAGAACTGGCCGTAATCCGCTTCGCCGATAGCGAAGAACGAGTGCAGCACAAAGATTGTGGATGCAACGATGAGGACCGCGATGAGCGAATGTGGTCTCCGCGAAGACTCTTTTCTGAGAAGCGCAAAGAGCGATAGAAGCAACACGGCCAGGATGGCGAGCCTAATAACGTTCTTGGCGAAGACCAAGGATGCCGCAAGCGCTATGTAGTATAGGAGATTCAGCCTGGCGTCCTTGCCAAGTGCAAGACTGGCCCTCATGGCTGACGGCACTCATCGGGCACGTCAGAGGCCGGGGTTGAACTCGGTAGCTCGGTCGAGCATCCAGACCGCTTGGCCGCCGGCTGGTGCTTCTGTGCGAGGTCGCTTGCTGAGGTGCAGTGTGGCTCTTGCGGCCTTCAACGGCTCGCCCAGGATGAAGCCCCGCTTCCCCACGAACTGATCCATCCTGCCAACGTAGGCGCCAAGTAACCTGAAACGCAGTGTAATTGTTGCGCTCTCGCCCTCGACGTCGATCTCGAGCTGCGAGATGGTAACTTTCAGGTCGTCCGCTCGAGCGAAAATCTGCTGCACGTGGGCCGCAAGCCGCGCCTTATTCACATGCTTTGGCTGATACACGAAATCATCGCTCACATGCCGCATGCAGCCGGCGAGGTCCTCATTCGCTATCGCCTGAGAGACCTCCTTGACGATAGCCTCGATGCGCTCCTCGTCGGTAACGATCAACCGGGAAACTCCCAAAAACAGGCCCACCGCGGCCAATATCACAGCCAGCACGATCAGAGACCGCTTCATTTCTCGTCCACCCACCAACTCGATATGTCCTCAAGCCGCCTCTTCATCTCCATCTCCGACAGAAGCAGCGACTGCGCCTCTTTGAAGACATCTTCCTCTGCCTTGAGCTGCTCGCACTTCTTGAGCATTTTCGTGGCCTCCGCGCTCTTGCCCTGCTGGACTTTGAGATCCGCCAGAAAGCAGCAGGCTTGATATACAAGCGGAGACTGCTGGCACTCATCAACTACCTGTTCGAGCAAAGAGATGGCGTCATCCTTCTGACCAAGTGAGGCGCTGCACCTGGCTTTCTGCAAGTAAGCGGCCGTCGCAAGGTAGGAC from bacterium carries:
- a CDS encoding CbiQ family ECF transporter T component, translated to MRASLALGKDARLNLLYYIALAASLVFAKNVIRLAILAVLLLSLFALLRKESSRRPHSLIAVLIVASTIFVLHSFFAIGEADYGQFSPQGCQRGARLALTVLSLWAGAKLLFSSARPRDLARAIGAVLPAARRRGSFSHSLVSVVSSGLLVLPVCKNELIAARIAARARAGRFGLGSHGKARRNMARVVGFALKRLWVSSDEVSGWLATRGYRGPEKWLNERRPPSAGQLALFLVVTGLTVAILVI
- a CDS encoding nuclear transport factor 2 family protein, which codes for MKRSLIVLAVILAAVGLFLGVSRLIVTDEERIEAIVKEVSQAIANEDLAGCMRHVSDDFVYQPKHVNKARLAAHVQQIFARADDLKVTISQLEIDVEGESATITLRFRLLGAYVGRMDQFVGKRGFILGEPLKAARATLHLSKRPRTEAPAGGQAVWMLDRATEFNPGL